The genomic window AGAATCAATTACATGGGAATGTAAACACAAGCGTGTGTATCTAATACTTTATATTGCACagaagtaatattatatttttcataatctctcgatattatatttgaatcaCGTGTAACATACTTTCTTCACTTTATAAAAGAATCTttactaatgtatttaatttattgagatATTGAATAGTCGAACGCGATCGGATGGGTCGCAGTGATTCCAAAATTGTACATATGTGTACTCAGAactctatatttattattgcattacaCAGTATGGTAGATACATATGATAAATATGTTCGATACATATAAATCTtactctttcctttttctcatACTAAACTAGtgtctattatatttatagaaatttctAGTATGTTTATGTTTGTTTCAACgtaagacgaaagtattattaaaaggaATATTATTAACACATTGTTCTACGCATTCAACACGAAATTAAtacaagatatatttatttcgtcagaataaaaatagttttcttttaCAACTTCATATTTGGAGTATCAGCAGAAAGTGAACTacttaatatgaaatatttattatattgtgtaattcaaaaataaaaataaaacctgAAGCTGGCCTTCTATGTAAGCTAGTGTATCGTGAAAGAGATGCACAGAGTGTGAGGAATTTTTgaaaagactttaaaataatgctAATCCAATTCTAGATTGATTTTAACGATTGAATCATAAGGACACCGAATGGAATGCCATAGCCATGCATTTTCCATGACATATAGTTGCATCAATTTACTCGATTATTTTTGCGAGATTTTATCCGTTAAGAACGtgtaaaatgcaatttatatttgtatcatATTGATATCAAAAACAACGTTGAGGTAAAAAAGAATCATTGAGTACattgcaatttatatatatatatatatatatatatatatatatatatataaaattacgatcATATACATGGTTTTTAATGTCATTAACAAATATAAGCTTTGTAAGATATTCTTAATGATTCGAAATTGTTTtaccattatatatatattttttttatttgcttctaTTTACTCGCGCATTGagattttacatacatatatatatatagtaagaGTAACATTCATCTATATTGTAGATGAACAAGTCTCTTGTCAGCTATATATAATGCCATTATaactaataataacattaacaaTTATAACGGCATGTGTATAACGATTCTTAAtcaaatatctttattaaaatcatgttatatattaaaaaatattaaaataaattgtgttattaaaCATTTCGTACAATATCGTAATATATGAAGagatataatttgtaattgtaCGGATAAAGGACCTTTCACGCgattagatataattttattcatttatactTTTAGAAAAGTTTAACGAAGCCGACAAAAGTACAATGATGTATCGCAATAAAAGAATCATGTTTTCCTATTAAAGATCGGCACACATTTTTTTCCAGGACTAACTTTCGTCTTGcgttttgaattattttttttataatgaagaagcatgattatttatattttatattaagcgATTTTTGTTTCTGCACATCATGATTAATCGTCGTTTGAATtgtcatatatacatatattaatgcaaTACATTAGCGACATTTTTCAGCTCATTCGTAATAGTAGCTGTGTAATAACTTGTCTCCTGAGtttgcttatatatataattaacactattataatacatttagatATAATCAAAAGAAAtcctaaaaaaataaagtttgttgCGACGACAGCTTTCAAACATGTAGTGCATGTACAGACTATTGTAATCTGACGaacaaaaatatacatgaaGTTTCCTTACACAAATCTACcatatgtatttttgtttatctcaatctgttctttttttttttaatcaaaactaCTCTTgcgaatttaataattttaatgaacttACGCTATACAAAATTATCGCTAAAACGATCATAAAGTTGCACATTAtctatagatataaaaatacagataaaagcCAAAATAAATAGAacccttttatttttatgaatatgttTGTACATTTTTGTGTCAACAATTAAGTTTACAGgttatgcattaattttattttgcatcatatagaaaagaaattacTATGCGTGATTATCGTCATTACACAATGTAGCCCACAACATATTGgggctcatttttttttattcttcttcgcTTATGTGGTAACACAGAGGTACTAGCATATGCTACGTGTAGGTTAAATAGAGCTCCTgattatatcttaaaaaatagctcacctccctctttctctcatcTACcctaatatcttttaattatatctaaCTTTGCGTATCATTACACTTAAacattacttatattattttcgATTTCACACAGAAGTACTTTAGCTCGGAACATCACACACTGTACAATATGTACGTAGAAAAAAACGAGCTATAATGAGACAATCATTCTCTGAACCTAAAAAGGGATCTTTCCTACGAATGAATAAAATCACGAGAAGAAATGGATCATCCGTCTTGTTCGCGTAACATCTTTCTCAATTATTcactatttcaaataatataattaaaggatGATTTACGTTACAAATATCTAATGCAAGTTACATTTAGCATCATTAAATCGTACCATTTTTGATTCATTAATTGTGAATCTGTATATAAACGCAAGCGACTGGTTCGCTCGATATTTTCAGAATGGatgttatgtatatgtataaatatatattatgtatatataaaaatatatcattgatAAGGTGCAGTTGAGATAGACATCATGAGACGTTCATTCTTCATATCCTCGAGCGAGGATGTGATAAAATCAAATTGTTCTACTAGCAGAGGAAGTACGTAGGGTAACAAATACATTATGAATCGAGTACCATATAGAACAGATGAGACCAATTAAACGCATATATGTAGCAAACGCCatgttctctcgctctctctctcttttttctcgtGCAATACAATCAAAAAGTATTCCATATAACTAGAAAACACAGGTaggtattaatatttaaatatttgaaactgttcaataaacaaaattaattatcgtAGCAAGACCTTGTCTGTGTCGTGTTGTGTAATGAAAAATCTGCATGTATAAAACGTGTGTccaagaataatttatttacgccacaatatttttctctttatacatTATCGGTGGTGTAGAAAGATAAGAATAGGGATAAacgatatacaatatatattttttcttgcgtattttttctctttctagaAGGGCACTGCTAAGTTTCACTATTAGCGAATTCACTAATGCAAATTAAAGCTTGTCACACGCCAATCGGGAAAAACACAAGCAATCGCGataaaatacaacaaataatatatcaaataatatagatAGATGTGTAATTTACGTCACTGGGGTTTCAGAAACCTTACCCGGAATTCAACTGTTTATGCATACATCAATTGAGATGTCAAATCATGCGTCAATTTGCACACACTAGCTTGTAATGCGCACTGATGCATCCAAGTGAATTCGCTACATCTATTCAATGTATAAATAGAtcgatatttttctgtgtaatttttttactttagatCTCTGTAcatatttacacaaatttttaaggGTGATTGCTATCTTTTCTTTCCGACTTTTAATACTACTTATGTGGTTTGTACCCATACGTAGTactcttcctctttcttttatctttctcatttacagtttttaaagatgcgataaaaagttaaattctTTCTCGCGAATGTTACATTACTGTGTTAATGCACTTATATTATTAGACCTGTCTTTCTCCGGTAAGAATCAAAATTCATTTCTTTTAGCGtcgattatatttcaaaattctctCACAAGCATTTGTTTCAATGTAAggaaatgcattattttataatgcttGTAACGTCGTTGCGCACAAAGATGAAAAAATCGTGCAAATCTTTATCAAGACTAAGAAAACGCAATGTTGTCTGTGTCTGCTGTTATGTCAATGTAACATTCTATGAatgatattgcaaaaaaaactcAAACATTTGTCAAACATACAAATATACCGTGATGTATATAACGTGTGTAGTACAAGTTGTTTTTTCTACTTATGTGAATGAGATTGTTGCGTGGTGATTGCTGTTGCAGGATTTAAAACAGGTATACTCGTTCTCACGTAAGTCTATTATCCCTGCGAGTAACTATATCCTGTTCCCGCATTGGTAGATGTCGTTGCAACCATGTCGCTTGTAAACTCCTGCGAACACAAAGAATACGTATGGAAAATTCACATTTGATTATTACATAAATGAGCGAATCCGGCCATGCagcaattaaattgaaaattgaaactTTCAGTTTATGAAAACAACGTTCTATATGTTTGTACCTTACATTCATTTTCCGTTCTCGTAACATTTACGATGGTGGATTATTGTTTGCTTACAGCTTGGCCGCCAGCTGCAGTAGTTTGTCCACTCTGTTGTTGCTGACCCCAATACTGGTTGTTGTAATACTGTTGATTCCAGCTATTCCAATTACCATTGCCGTATCCATGTTGATTGTATCCCGCCTGACCGTATGTGCCTTGGCCATATCCCTTCCACCCGCCACCCCACTGTTGTTGTCCCCAGCCACTTTGTTGATTCCAATTTCCTTGGGTCTGGCTACCTGACCAATTGTCCTGTTGACCCCAACTGGACTGCTGTGATCCTTGATAACTTCcactaaaataaaaacacattttttaaaaatcatttattcgATCGCCCATAAAGTTGTCAAGAACTAAATCTTAGAAATAGGTAATAGTAGAAAATTACCGCTATTACCTCATGGAACCCCAACCACCTTGCCTAGGCGCAACAGATCGATTTCTGTCATTTCCAGGTCTCCTATCTACTCCACCCATTCTTCTGTCTGTTCCTCCTCGTACCATCGCAGGTCCTCCTCGTCCTCGTAGTCTCCATGGGACGGGAGGTCCATAGCCCCCAGTGTGCCTCATGTAACCACCTCTTTGCGGTCTTTCTCCTCTCCAACCTCCCATATTGGCGCCGCGCCAAGAAGGATTGCGACCTCTATCTTGATCTTAATCATAAGCATACAATATAGTATTACGATACTTTATGGTAAATAATACggtgaataataataaaaataatactcacaATTATTTCTTCGATCTCGAGTGTCTCGATTGTTCCGCGAATCACGCGTCTCTTTGTTACCCTCAGTCTTGTCAAGACGTGGTCGTTTTGCTGCCGATTGCTGACTGAATCCAGCATCTTTACCTTCCTTGTTATATTTCTCAATGAGCTTCTTGCCTTCTTCCTCGTCAAGACCGATCCACTCCACTGTATCGAAAGATTCCCCCGCCAAAGGTGCAGTGAAATTTGCTATACATTCGAATTATGCACATCGTTACTTGAATAATCCCAACAATTCTAAACTAAACACCGACATATTAAGTAGCCCACTTCCTAATGCTGCAAATGCaacattaatgtataattaCCTTTCATTTCCATAAGTTTAGACTCGGAAACTTTTCCTTCGATTGCATTATGCGTGGACAACCGTTGATTATATTCCTCGTTTGTTGGTAAAACAATAATCGCTTTTCTCTGATATCCGCAGAAATTCCGCATTTTACGTCTTTGTACGGAAGAATATATGTTGCTTTTCTATGCATATGTAGagattgtttcaaaaataacaaatttagaTTTCACAATTTTATCATTAACATATCTATGTTATTTGACTTTTCACAGCCATGCATACCTGATCTAATATATAGTTACGTCTTCTGCCACCTGCCACATTGATTAGTTGGTCGAGTGCGCGAGTACATCTACCAATAATAATATCTCGTTGACAGGTGTTTTGCTCTTGATCTGACAGAGCAATATCCTAGAAAAGAAACATTTACattttggcaataaatattatattatcaaacTTTATAACTTAATAACATTATGAATACACACTCCAGTTTTCTCAATCAAGTTGTGGAgcgctaaaatattatataatttatcaggATGATTAGACGCATGCTTCATTGCCCAGGTAGTTTTTCCTGCCGCGGGTAAACCGCACATCATTATCACTTCGCAATCCGCCTTCCCATCTGGTCTACGCGGCCCTGCGACTGTGTCCTCGGATTCAATGTTACCCACTAAGACATATCCTGGAACTCGCTCGCACCATGGCTCCTCTTGACCAAAATTACAGACAAACGTACAATTTTTACTCAGAATATGCGGAAATAATGGTCTATCGCCAAGCTCATCCTTGGAAACACTAAATGCAGATCCAACATTCTCGCCATTTACTGTATAAAACAGTTCTACAGTATTTTCAGGCGTCATGTCAAGATAACATCCCACAACGTCGTCCTTGCCAAATGGGAAACCGTAGTCCGTAAACTTCCTGTCAGTACCCTGCTGCCCAGCGCTCGTATATGCATAACTCAATTTTTCCTCACCAAGTTGCATAGACGCAGAGGGTACTGACCAACCAATTCTAAGCATATGCAAGTGTTTTTCGTCTTTTGTGACAGTAGGACAGTGTTGCGTAATTTTAGCTTCGTAATAGACTTTTCCATTTAAGACACCATGAGATGCTCTTGCACCAGCCCACATATCACAGAGATCACCATTGTGCATAGGTGTAGCAGAGAGAAatccatttttatcaataactAAATTCAAATCTGAATCATCTAAGAATAAAAagatcattttaatatttttacatatatgttaAAGGTAGGCAGAgacattttaaagatttaattaaaaacttacaCCATGATAAAATTACAGCTGATTCATCAAGATCTGGTTCATCCTCCGCTTTTGGTAACACAGGAGATGGGTGATGAACTTCCCCTGGGCTAGGagatctttttcttttcctgtcATTGCTTTCCATTTGATTTGGTTCTTCCGCATCTAATGTGGCTTTTtgcttcaagaaataattttcggctattgtatcctttttcatgcaaataaaaataaatatgtgattaaaaatataataaaatttacaagagGCACATATTAAGAGTACTTTAAATGTAATTGAACATGTAGATTATATACCTTATCTTGTGAAATATCAGTATTATCGAGTTtttcatctaaattttttatattaactgaaatgtccatttttttatcttgcaCTGTATAATCATCATGAATAATCTTTTCTTCCTGCTTTAATTCAGTATCACACGTTTTATCTACCTGATCAGGCATCGTATGTGTTGGTTGTTTAACTTCCGGAATGTCTATATTGTccttaatgttatatttatccTCTGCACGTTTAACATTTTCCTTCTCAATTGAAACTTTATCTTGAATGTTTCTCTCAAAAGTATCTTGTATTTTACCAATATCTGCATCCTTAATCTCAGTTTTTTCTTCCAATTTTGTAGTAGCTTTTGTTTCCACAATTAACTGTTGAACTTTGCCATCTTCATCTATATTAGATCTTTTTGCTTCACAATCTTCTTGAATTATAGAAAATTGATCTACGTGTGCAATTGTACTAAGTTTTTCAGACGGTTCTGTCGCAGGTACTTGAAGAATATTCGCTCGATACTTATTACcttctaaaatattaacatgCTTTGCCTCTTCTTCCTCATATTTTTCAGATACCGACAAATACATTTTATCCTGAACAACACAAGATGCATCATCTTTTGGCTCTTCCCTACACTTTTCAGGGGACAATTTTGACATTTCCTCTTGTTGCATTACAAGTTGTTCTTCGTCATATTGAGATTTGCTTGGAGTAGACTGCTTAGAAGAATTTGGAGTTGTAGATGTTCTTGATGCATTTCTGGTAGAAATTTTTGTCGGAGTCGTCGTCGGGGCACTCCTAGATGCTCTACTAGGTGTTCTCGGTGATTGTGACAATCGCATAGTTTCAATCATTCTCTCTTGTGTTTCTTTCAAAGCTGTATCATCAATATTTTCTGCGTGCAAAACTGAACCATCTGCAAAAACAATATGGCAAAATGCAACATTTTAGAGATGAAtgtactgcagattattttacGTATCGACACAAATAAGTGtccaaaactaaaaattaaattttacaaattgacacaagaaataaaaagaaaaaaacatgacATATAGGTAACATGAAAACATGTAAATAAAGGAGTACATTAATCAATCTCATTGTCAACTACACATGCAGCATTACGACATGCTCATGTAGCAGGATAGTGGAAGGAATGACTAGAAAAGTACTTGATAATATGATAGGTAGAGAGATAGGTGGAGTAATCGAAATaggagtgtgtgtgtgtgtgtgtgtgtgtgtgtgtgtgtgtgtgtgtgtgtgtgtgtgtgtgtgtgtgagagagagagagagagagggaaagagagacagagagggagagacagagagcgaaagagagagaaagagaaagatgatACTCGATGGTGTAGGACTTACACTCCTCCTGAGTCTCTTCCTCCAGAGCTTTGCGTAGCCGCTCGACGAGCACTGGCTTGTTGCCCTTGGTGTCGAGGCCGCGCTCGCTCAGCGCGGCTCGCAACTCCACCACTTTCAATTTAGACGGATCCATCATGCGCGCGCGATATGCCTCGTTAATCGGACAGGCAAATTCATGCACACCTTACGTTTGACGCGAGGGAGAAAATGTTGACGAAAGACCCATATACACGCGCCACTGACCCGCGCTGCATACACAATATGGCGGAATGGCCGCAAACAGTTGGTTACGTAGCGCGCGCCGTGGCTATTGGCTGGCGGCGCGACCGTTTCGAACCGACGCCGGCTGTACAGCCAATGGCGAATGCCGTTTTATACGCGATCAACTGCGGCGCGTCTGACGATTGGTTCACTTCAAGGCGGGATGTCTAACCATTGGCGCGGCGTCTGTCGATTTAAAAAAGGGCGTATGTCACTCGTTGTACATACACCCATCTCATTATATCTTTGTATATCTGTATGCTTCCATTAAATATTTGTGTCGTTATTAGAAAATGTCGCATCATTCATCGTAATATTTACGATAATGATACTTTAATAGCGTTACATGCACGAGCGTTACATGCACGATCAATTTAAATTGCTACTTCCTGTCAACCAATGAGaagcacttttttttttacgcgtgaTACTCAACATAGACTTCTAATTGGCCGTTGTATGTAGTATCGTTTTCATGAAAGATCGATGCTCGAGACTACGCACGTATGCGGTCGATAATACGCCCGatgtttatttatgtttatcaCATGATCGATCGAttgatgacatttttttaaactctgtAATACAAAGTAACTATGTCTGCACCAAGTTACGCGAAATCGTACATTCTGTTATTCGTACGCGTACTTTACCGCTTTTCATTCCGTAGTAGCGTACGTAAAACGTAGTGAAACTGAAGAAGCATGAATGCGATTAACATGAATTGGTTATCTTCGACAGAAGGAGAATCTTTGGTCCATCATTTCTATGTGAATTCTTCTAAAAAGAGAAGATTTTATGGTGTTATTTGtgttaattgtataatattaaaatgtacattGATCTTCTTTCCagtttaccattttttttatacgtatacatTTCAGGCATTCTAGAGAGACCGTCGTTGCCTTCCTCTATCGAGGAGGTCACTTACAAGATCTTCATGGTAGGTAGATCTGGCGTGGGAAAGAGTTCAGTGGTAGCGAGACTCGCAGGAATCCTCAACTCCAACAATTATACAGAAACCAACGGGATAAGAAAAACAAACGTTTACTGGCCTGTAAAAATCTGGGATAAAGTCGTTCTCTTTAAACTACAATTTTGGGACACCTCGGAAagcagtataaaaaaatacagccACATTTTGCCAGTATGTGAAAAGAATACGCGTATAATTCTTCTCCTTTGATAATTACATTCAATTAGaaatgcaatgttttttttttttttagatatgtaAAGATAAAGTTGATGCAATATGTTGTGTATTCTCTTGCGACGATGTATCAAGCTTTAATGACGTTCCACACTTGATGAATACAATGACCAGTGTAAAAGGAAAACCAGCAAACGTGGTGATAGGCACaaagtaatattactattactCGATAATTGTgttgcaaaaatgaaaagaatttgGATAATCTTGATCCATCTTTTTTGTAGATTCAAACCTTGGTCGAATGCCACAATAGATGAAGTGCAGATTAAAGAATTTGAGGAAAAATGGAAAGTTAAGGTGATCAAGATTGATGCCAGCAAGTTGTCAGTTAGATCCGAGATATTTGATTGCTCATACCAATTAAATGCTATTTGTAACATCCTATGGAATAgagataaagaatttatatcaaaactgATGGGACAAGTTTGACAactataaatgtatttttctatttttattaaaaaaaaataaaaatacaaaataggaAATATCAATcgtacaaattgttatttaaaccTTAGTTTTTATTTGCTGTATCCTCAATCACGTATAGTTGCAAGTTTAAACAATCTGTTTTAATATCTTTCAATGGTAACAAATTCTTATCTATCATCTCTACTGCATCATCTTTAATAATCCATGGAAAATCTTCACATTTTGGATTTTCACTCAA from Solenopsis invicta isolate M01_SB chromosome 2, UNIL_Sinv_3.0, whole genome shotgun sequence includes these protein-coding regions:
- the LOC105193653 gene encoding heterogeneous nuclear ribonucleoprotein U isoform X1 codes for the protein MMDPSKLKVVELRAALSERGLDTKGNKPVLVERLRKALEEETQEEYGSVLHAENIDDTALKETQERMIETMRLSQSPRTPSRASRSAPTTTPTKISTRNASRTSTTPNSSKQSTPSKSQYDEEQLVMQQEEMSKLSPEKCREEPKDDASCVVQDKMYLSVSEKYEEEEAKHVNILEGNKYRANILQVPATEPSEKLSTIAHVDQFSIIQEDCEAKRSNIDEDGKVQQLIVETKATTKLEEKTEIKDADIGKIQDTFERNIQDKVSIEKENVKRAEDKYNIKDNIDIPEVKQPTHTMPDQVDKTCDTELKQEEKIIHDDYTVQDKKMDISVNIKNLDEKLDNTDISQDKDTIAENYFLKQKATLDAEEPNQMESNDRKRKRSPSPGEVHHPSPVLPKAEDEPDLDESAVILSWYDSDLNLVIDKNGFLSATPMHNGDLCDMWAGARASHGVLNGKVYYEAKITQHCPTVTKDEKHLHMLRIGWSVPSASMQLGEEKLSYAYTSAGQQGTDRKFTDYGFPFGKDDVVGCYLDMTPENTVELFYTVNGENVGSAFSVSKDELGDRPLFPHILSKNCTFVCNFGQEEPWCERVPGYVLVGNIESEDTVAGPRRPDGKADCEVIMMCGLPAAGKTTWAMKHASNHPDKLYNILALHNLIEKTGDIALSDQEQNTCQRDIIIGRCTRALDQLINVAGGRRRNYILDQKSNIYSSVQRRKMRNFCGYQRKAIIVLPTNEEYNQRLSTHNAIEGKVSESKLMEMKANFTAPLAGESFDTVEWIGLDEEEGKKLIEKYNKEGKDAGFSQQSAAKRPRLDKTEGNKETRDSRNNRDTRDRRNNYQDRGRNPSWRGANMGGWRGERPQRGGYMRHTGGYGPPVPWRLRGRGGPAMVRGGTDRRMGGVDRRPGNDRNRSVAPRQGGWGSMSGSYQGSQQSSWGQQDNWSGSQTQGNWNQQSGWGQQQWGGGWKGYGQGTYGQAGYNQHGYGNGNWNSWNQQYYNNQYWGQQQQSGQTTAAGGQAEFTSDMVATTSTNAGTGYSYSQG
- the LOC105193653 gene encoding heterogeneous nuclear ribonucleoprotein U isoform X2; translation: MMDPSKLKVVELRAALSERGLDTKGNKPVLVERLRKALEEETQEEYGSVLHAENIDDTALKETQERMIETMRLSQSPRTPSRASRSAPTTTPTKISTRNASRTSTTPNSSKQSTPSKSQYDEEQLVMQQEEMSKLSPEKCREEPKDDASCVVQDKMYLSVSEKYEEEEAKHVNILEGNKYRANILQVPATEPSEKLSTIAHVDQFSIIQEDCEAKRSNIDEDGKVQQLIVETKATTKLEEKTEIKDADIGKIQDTFERNIQDKVSIEKENVKRAEDKYNIKDNIDIPEVKQPTHTMPDQVDKTCDTELKQEEKIIHDDYTVQDKKMDISVNIKNLDEKLDNTDISQDKDTIAENYFLKQKATLDAEEPNQMESNDRKRKRSPSPGEVHHPSPVLPKAEDEPDLDESAVILSWYDSDLNLVIDKNGFLSATPMHNGDLCDMWAGARASHGVLNGKVYYEAKITQHCPTVTKDEKHLHMLRIGWSVPSASMQLGEEKLSYAYTSAGQQGTDRKFTDYGFPFGKDDVVGCYLDMTPENTVELFYTVNGENVGSAFSVSKDELGDRPLFPHILSKNCTFVCNFGQEEPWCERVPGYVLVGNIESEDTVAGPRRPDGKADCEVIMMCGLPAAGKTTWAMKHASNHPDKLYNILALHNLIEKTGDIALSDQEQNTCQRDIIIGRCTRALDQLINVAGGRRRNYILDQKSNIYSSVQRRKMRNFCGYQRKAIIVLPTNEEYNQRLSTHNAIEGKVSESKLMEMKANFTAPLAGESFDTVEWIGLDEEEGKKLIEKYNKEGKDAGFSQQSAAKRPRLDKTEGNKETRDSRNNRDTRDRRNNYQDRGRNPSWRGANMGGWRGERPQRGGYMRHTGGYGPPVPWRLRGRGGPAMVRGGTDRRMGGVDRRPGNDRNRSVAPRQGGWGSMSGSYQGSQQSSWGQQDNWSGSQTQGNWNQQSGWGQQQWGGGWKGYGQGTYGQAGYNQHGYGNGNWNSWNQQYYNNQYWGQQQQSGQTTAAGGQAVSKQ
- the LOC105193650 gene encoding ciliogenesis and planar polarity effector 2 isoform X2; translation: MNAINMNWLSSTEGESLVHHFYVNSSKKRRFYGILERPSLPSSIEEVTYKIFMVGRSGVGKSSVVARLAGILNSNNYTETNGIRKTNVYWPVKIWDKVVLFKLQFWDTSESSIKKYSHILPICKDKVDAICCVFSCDDVSSFNDVPHLMNTMTSVKGKPANVVIGTKFKPWSNATIDEVQIKEFEEKWKVKVIKIDASKLSVRSEIFDCSYQLNAICNILWNRDKEFISKLMGQV
- the LOC105193650 gene encoding ciliogenesis and planar polarity effector 2 isoform X1; the protein is MNAINMNWLSSTEGESLVHHFYVNSSKKRRFYGVICVNCILERPSLPSSIEEVTYKIFMVGRSGVGKSSVVARLAGILNSNNYTETNGIRKTNVYWPVKIWDKVVLFKLQFWDTSESSIKKYSHILPICKDKVDAICCVFSCDDVSSFNDVPHLMNTMTSVKGKPANVVIGTKFKPWSNATIDEVQIKEFEEKWKVKVIKIDASKLSVRSEIFDCSYQLNAICNILWNRDKEFISKLMGQV